The following DNA comes from Picosynechococcus sp. PCC 7003.
CTCAATGAGTGTAAATCCGGCCGAGTTACGTCTAATTCCGACAGGCAAAGAAGGCATCAGGGATAATCTCCGAATAATATTCTGCGACGATTCGCCCGCTATCTGGATCTTCAACTCGATAACTGACTTCCACAATGTTGTAAGGAGGCTGATCCGGAATACTTAAATTTCGGTTCATATTGTATTCTTTGTTCACCAGAGTAGGAGGGTCAGGAGCCTTAATCTGATTGATTAATGCTTGGGCATAACCCTTTTCTGGGGTAGTTGCGTCGCAGTCAGGCGAGGCATTTGAGAAAGACAAAGCAGCCTCATATTTAATTTCGTCAAAGTCTGACTGGATTGCATTCATCGCTTCAGATGCACGCTGGGCCTGTACTCGCAAAACAACACTAACAAATGTGGCCTCGGCTGTCACAAGCACAAAGATTGTCGAAACAATAATCCCTGCCAAGACTTCAATAAAGGTAAAGCCTTGCTGACCTTGTTTAGGGACAGAGCTAGAGTTGTTTTTTGTCGTCCATCGAGGTTGCATCATGGCTAGTTAGTTTGTTGCTTCTCTTCTCTCCCACGTAACCACGCCTGTGTTGACAACTTGTGCTGGCCGTTTGAGAGAAATGCTTTCAAAGGTTGTACCAAAGGCATTGCCCAAAGCTTCAGGAGCACCCGGGGGAATATTAACAACTGCGCCACTGGCATTGGAATTAGAAGCGTCCCAAATTTTTCCCCAGATAACGCCGTTCATGCCGTCGCCGTTGCCGCCACCATTGATTCCCACCTGGGCATCAGGAGCATAGACAAAGAATGTCGAACTGGCTGTCCCGTTAATGCGGATATTTTGAGAGACTGTGCCTGTACCACTATCTGGCTTACCAAAAATTGCAAAGTCACCAAAATCACCTTCATGGATAATTTGGCGGTTCCCAGAAATTGTTAAATCACCAGAGAGGAAGACAATCACAGGCGCGTTTGTTGTGTTAATCGTCCAGGTTTTAACGCCACCACCAATATCAATGTCTTCTGCTTTGTAAACATAGGCTTGATAGGCCTGGGCTGGGCCTGCACCATCAGGATCAAAGGAAACTGTTTGATCACCCCCGCTAGGTAGATCTCGAACATTACTGCCTAAATCTGCGGTAATTGTTTGTGGGGGAACCGGCAAGGGCGGCAGATTGGGCTCACCTAACCGAGGAATGACGTTAGTGAGTTTAGAGTTATTCTGAGCCCCCATTGCATCTCGATGGATTAAGTTTGCATAGTCTGCTGGGGAAATATCGGCGGCACAAGCGTCTTCTAAGTTAGAAAATTGACATCTTGTGCAAATAATATTGCTTTTTTCATTCGGATCAGCACTGACGTTAGGAATTAAAGAGACATCGTTGTTGCCGAGTTCAATAAAGTTTTCCATGTACATACCAGGGAATGTCGATTCCCCTTCGTTGGAAAATTCACCGACATACACAGATGCTTCAAGGATAGCTGTACCTCGATCACCGGATAAACTTCCCTCTACAGTAAAGGTGCCTGTGCCCGTTCGAGAATCATAATCATAGGCAAGGAGTTGAAATTCACCTTTGTTGTCAACTGATATACTGCTGTCACGAATCTGAGCCACCGCTAAAGGAATATCTTCAGAAGCATTCTCTTCACCATCACTTTCTTGGTTATTGTATTCGCTACAGCCACCGTCAAAAACTTCTGCAGTTGGCTTCAGGCTATCGTACTTCTCTTTTGTCCATTCGTTCTTGTCAAGCTTTAGAAAGATACTATTTTCCTCAGAGCGAAGTACCCCAAGCACTCGGTTTAGACCTGCTTCGGCGATCGCCATATTTTCTTGGCTATGTTTCTGTAGCGTCGAGGCGACTTGATCATCATTGGAACGGAGGAGCATTGTTGCACCGGTGACCACCAAGAAAAGACCTAGCCCCAAAGCAACCACGAGACTAAAACCGCTTTCCTTAGTCTGTTTTGTTTTTAGGAGGAACTGGAGTAAGAATGTATACATGGTGGTTTTAACCTCGCAGTGTTTATTGAAATTCCGCAATATTCTAAGCAACGACCTGGGCAGCACTGCTTCTACCTCTAATTCTTAGGATGCCCACAACTTGAGGTGTTTGTCGCATTTTACAGATTAAACTTTATATATCAGCTTTTTCAGCCGAGACAATCAACCAAAAGTTGCTTGAGGACAACACATTCAAAGATAAGCTG
Coding sequences within:
- a CDS encoding prepilin-type N-terminal cleavage/methylation domain-containing protein, with amino-acid sequence MMQPRWTTKNNSSSVPKQGQQGFTFIEVLAGIIVSTIFVLVTAEATFVSVVLRVQAQRASEAMNAIQSDFDEIKYEAALSFSNASPDCDATTPEKGYAQALINQIKAPDPPTLVNKEYNMNRNLSIPDQPPYNIVEVSYRVEDPDSGRIVAEYYSEIIPDAFFACRN